One genomic window of Marispirochaeta aestuarii includes the following:
- a CDS encoding AzlC family ABC transporter permease, translating to MEKEQGIAFPWPGKSAILETMSSHEQYIPITQDYSPAREFARGARDTIPLLLGALPFGMIYGTLAVTAGLSRAAAIGMSALVFAGSAQFIAVGLIAAGTPVLVIIGTTFIVNLRHLLYSTTLLPHLKKLPLFWRMPLAFWLTDETFAVSVHRWMAEDPSPNKHWYQLGSSLAMYLNWQFWCFMGLVLGESLPRAAEWGLDVAMPVTFIGMTIPFVKNLPMLVCVLTASFCALVFNGLPYKAGLMIACTLGILAGLISERLRRTAGNGGPT from the coding sequence ATGGAAAAGGAGCAGGGGATAGCTTTTCCATGGCCCGGAAAATCTGCTATTCTTGAAACCATGAGCAGTCATGAGCAATATATCCCCATCACTCAGGATTACAGCCCGGCCAGGGAATTTGCTAGGGGCGCCCGGGACACCATTCCCCTGCTTCTGGGGGCCCTGCCCTTCGGCATGATCTACGGGACCCTGGCGGTAACCGCGGGCTTGAGCAGAGCAGCTGCCATAGGCATGTCCGCCCTGGTTTTCGCAGGTTCCGCCCAGTTCATCGCCGTAGGTTTGATTGCCGCGGGAACTCCGGTACTGGTCATTATCGGAACGACTTTTATCGTAAACCTGCGTCACCTGCTCTACAGTACAACCCTGCTGCCCCACCTGAAAAAGCTCCCCCTTTTCTGGCGCATGCCCCTGGCTTTCTGGCTGACCGACGAAACCTTCGCCGTGTCGGTCCATCGCTGGATGGCGGAGGACCCTTCCCCCAACAAGCACTGGTACCAGCTGGGATCATCCCTTGCCATGTACCTGAACTGGCAGTTCTGGTGCTTCATGGGCCTCGTCCTGGGCGAGAGTCTGCCCCGGGCCGCCGAATGGGGACTCGATGTAGCCATGCCGGTTACCTTTATAGGGATGACCATTCCCTTTGTAAAAAACCTGCCCATGCTGGTCTGTGTTTTGACCGCTTCTTTCTGTGCACTGGTCTTTAACGGGCTCCCCTACAAGGCAGGACTGATGATCGCCTGTACCCTGGGGATTCTTGCCGGGCTAATCAGTGAACGGCTGCGCAGGACCGCGGGAAACGGAGGGCCGACATGA
- a CDS encoding uroporphyrinogen decarboxylase family protein: MNRREIFKRTVNHQKSDRILLDHGKQVSSIHKFVYNKIRAEYGLEPQPLRILDRMSQCVHTDEDLLEIWGIDFRWLIPHWTNIQEISEVSYRNTFGTLFKDSGDYYAIADAPLKGKGLEGIEKHAWPETDDPSQFEGLRQQAESWYHNTDYVIGADGIKGGPLQTSLELAGYDQFFMDLVLDPEFAHALLGRITGVYKEMYTRYMAEVSDFIQVIYLTDDFGTQNSLLMSPDMWEEFILPYEADLIQHIKSCAPHVKVIFHTDGSVKPLLRKMIEKMGIDFLNPIQTSVEELRDTGLLKKEFGDDICFHGAIDVQKVLVNMSPAEIRKEVNTRICDLAVNGGYIICTCHNVGHDIPPVNIKALYDAIKEFNSAPFQRI, translated from the coding sequence GTGAACAGAAGAGAGATTTTTAAGCGAACAGTGAACCATCAGAAATCTGATAGAATACTGCTTGACCATGGAAAGCAGGTCAGCTCGATTCATAAATTTGTCTATAACAAGATTCGGGCGGAGTACGGTCTTGAGCCGCAACCGCTGCGAATACTTGATCGAATGAGTCAGTGCGTTCATACCGACGAAGATCTTCTGGAAATATGGGGAATTGACTTCAGGTGGCTCATCCCTCACTGGACAAATATACAGGAGATCAGTGAAGTCAGTTACCGGAATACCTTCGGGACCCTATTCAAGGATTCCGGGGATTACTATGCGATTGCCGATGCACCGCTTAAGGGGAAAGGTCTTGAAGGGATCGAAAAGCACGCATGGCCTGAAACGGATGACCCGTCGCAGTTTGAGGGACTCCGTCAGCAGGCCGAGTCCTGGTATCACAATACCGACTATGTAATAGGTGCAGACGGAATAAAAGGGGGGCCCCTTCAGACATCTCTTGAACTTGCCGGATATGATCAGTTTTTTATGGATCTGGTGCTGGACCCGGAATTTGCACATGCCTTATTAGGGCGGATAACCGGAGTCTATAAGGAGATGTACACCCGGTATATGGCCGAGGTAAGTGATTTTATCCAGGTCATATACCTTACCGATGATTTTGGTACACAGAATTCCCTTCTTATGTCTCCGGATATGTGGGAAGAATTTATACTGCCGTATGAAGCGGATTTGATTCAACATATAAAGTCGTGCGCTCCTCATGTAAAGGTTATTTTCCATACGGATGGTTCTGTCAAACCGCTGCTCAGGAAGATGATTGAAAAAATGGGGATTGATTTTCTGAATCCCATACAAACATCGGTTGAGGAACTAAGGGATACAGGGCTTTTGAAAAAAGAATTCGGTGACGACATCTGCTTTCACGGAGCAATCGATGTTCAAAAAGTCCTGGTAAATATGTCTCCGGCAGAGATCAGGAAAGAAGTTAACACGCGTATCTGTGATCTGGCAGTTAATGGGGGGTACATTATATGTACCTGTCACAATGTCGGGCATGATATTCCGCCTGTCAATATAAAGGCTCTTTATGATGCAATAAAAGAGTTCAATTCAGCACCTTTCCAAAGAATTTGA
- a CDS encoding SMP-30/gluconolactonase/LRE family protein — translation MKEASKIPVEVEAFNNRFRQIVKNQIFLETLATGFRFLEGPVWIEDQNRLIFSDIPGNALYSWDENKGISLLRPNSYLANGNAYDKDGILITCEHGTSRVSATDLRSGTYTVLADSYNGRCLNSPNDVVLKSDKNIYFTDPMPGRFPRVGIPRPPELSFQGVYMYDRRNAFLYLLEDGLQLPNGLCFSPDEKILYVNDSAQGIIFAFDVGTKGMLENKRIFSSPQGSGDGVLDGMKCTSRGTIFCTGPGGIFIIDEDGDCLGRINIPEVAANFTWGEDERTLYITATSTVYRMKIR, via the coding sequence ATGAAAGAAGCGAGCAAAATTCCGGTTGAAGTCGAAGCCTTTAATAACAGGTTTAGGCAGATTGTAAAGAATCAGATTTTCCTGGAGACGTTGGCGACGGGTTTTCGTTTTCTTGAAGGTCCTGTTTGGATAGAGGATCAAAATCGTTTGATTTTTAGCGACATTCCGGGCAATGCTCTCTATAGCTGGGATGAAAATAAGGGAATTTCACTGCTGCGTCCAAACAGCTACCTCGCCAACGGAAACGCATACGACAAGGACGGGATCCTCATTACCTGCGAACACGGTACAAGTCGTGTTTCGGCAACGGATTTACGATCCGGGACTTATACGGTTCTGGCCGATTCGTACAATGGAAGATGTCTTAATAGTCCGAACGATGTGGTGCTTAAATCAGATAAGAATATATATTTCACCGATCCCATGCCCGGCAGGTTTCCGCGTGTTGGAATCCCTCGACCGCCGGAACTCTCTTTTCAGGGAGTATACATGTATGATCGGAGAAACGCTTTTCTTTATTTGCTGGAAGATGGACTGCAATTGCCCAACGGACTTTGCTTTTCCCCGGATGAAAAAATTCTCTATGTAAACGATAGCGCACAGGGAATAATTTTTGCCTTCGATGTCGGAACGAAGGGTATGCTGGAAAACAAGCGCATCTTCTCGTCTCCTCAGGGCAGCGGGGACGGAGTGCTTGATGGTATGAAATGTACCTCCCGCGGCACAATTTTCTGTACGGGGCCGGGGGGTATATTCATAATCGATGAAGACGGTGATTGTCTTGGACGGATCAATATTCCTGAAGTAGCGGCAAATTTTACCTGGGGAGAGGACGAGAGAACCCTGTATATTACCGCAACGTCTACTGTTTACCGGATGAAAATCAGGTAA
- a CDS encoding glycine--tRNA ligase translates to MAEKTAEVTMDKLVSLCKRRGFVFQSSEIYGGLSSAWDYGPMGVELKKNIQNFWWKEMTQLHENIVGLDAAIMMHPRVWEASGHVANFSDPLVDCKECKNRFRADHIDLSAPCPVCGNSGTFTEPRQFNLMFQTHLGPVKDDKNIVYLRPETAQGIFVNFRNVVQTSRVKIPFGIAQVGKAFRNEIVTKNFIFRTCEFEQMEMQYFVKPGSDDEWFNYWRERRMGYYEKLGIRGDRLRWHQHGPDELAHYAKDAYDIEYLFPMGWQELEGVHNRTDFDLGRHQEFSGKDQTYLDEETRERYVPYVIETSAGLTRSVLMVLSDAYEEEQLEDGDLRTVMRFHPAVAPITVAILPLVKKDGIAELAREIEAELREDFNVFYDQSGAIGRRYRRQDEGGTPYCVTVDYDSKEDGTVTLRFRDSMEQVRVHRSELAARIRKEIKEYKRV, encoded by the coding sequence ATGGCAGAAAAAACCGCCGAAGTAACCATGGACAAACTCGTTTCCCTCTGCAAACGCCGGGGCTTTGTATTTCAGTCTTCCGAAATCTATGGAGGCCTCTCATCTGCCTGGGACTACGGCCCCATGGGTGTGGAGCTCAAAAAGAATATTCAGAATTTCTGGTGGAAGGAGATGACCCAGCTCCACGAAAACATCGTGGGACTGGATGCCGCCATCATGATGCACCCCCGGGTCTGGGAGGCTTCCGGCCACGTGGCCAACTTTTCCGACCCCCTGGTGGACTGTAAGGAATGCAAAAACCGCTTCCGGGCGGACCACATCGACCTCTCCGCTCCCTGTCCCGTCTGCGGCAACTCCGGGACCTTTACCGAACCCCGGCAGTTCAACCTGATGTTCCAGACTCATCTGGGCCCGGTGAAGGACGACAAGAACATTGTTTATCTGCGGCCGGAGACCGCCCAGGGAATCTTCGTCAACTTCCGCAATGTTGTTCAGACCAGCCGGGTCAAGATTCCCTTCGGTATCGCCCAGGTGGGAAAGGCCTTCCGCAACGAGATCGTCACCAAGAACTTTATCTTCCGTACCTGCGAGTTCGAGCAGATGGAGATGCAGTATTTCGTTAAACCCGGCAGCGATGACGAATGGTTCAACTACTGGCGGGAACGGCGGATGGGCTACTACGAAAAGCTGGGTATCCGCGGCGACCGGCTCCGCTGGCACCAGCACGGGCCGGATGAACTGGCCCACTACGCCAAAGACGCCTACGACATCGAGTATCTCTTCCCCATGGGATGGCAGGAGCTGGAAGGGGTTCATAACCGGACTGATTTCGATCTGGGCCGCCACCAGGAGTTCTCCGGAAAGGACCAGACCTACCTGGACGAGGAGACCCGTGAACGCTACGTGCCCTATGTAATCGAAACCTCCGCCGGACTTACCCGTTCGGTTCTGATGGTCCTCTCCGACGCCTACGAGGAGGAACAGCTGGAAGACGGGGATCTGCGAACGGTGATGCGTTTTCACCCCGCCGTGGCGCCCATAACCGTTGCGATTCTTCCCCTGGTCAAGAAGGACGGCATTGCAGAACTCGCCCGGGAAATCGAGGCGGAGCTGCGGGAGGACTTCAACGTATTCTACGACCAGTCCGGGGCTATCGGCCGGCGGTATCGCCGTCAGGACGAAGGGGGCACCCCCTACTGCGTTACCGTGGATTATGACTCCAAGGAAGACGGCACGGTTACCCTGCGCTTCCGGGACTCCATGGAGCAGGTCCGGGTCCACCGGAGCGAGCTTGCCGCACGTATCCGGAAAGAGATCAAGGAGTACAAGCGCGTATGA
- a CDS encoding GGDEF domain-containing protein, protein MRVIDSIENREKTGFLGSAPIFSSLGAEELDFIAEHCALYEFDGGELIYEAGSRRAELFVLAEGKVGIYRHAENKETDEAVARFLPGECFGELGLLADEPREELAKAEEKSRILVFPQRSTDFREILAARPALSSRLLRKLMESTASRLRQANRLIKQNSPWIRELRRQVYTDPLTGLPNRTYLEENLISFFSSPPCALLMFKPDNFKQINDSFGHEAGDAAIQKIGRFLSGIALPEEKVVRFMGNEYALICPQTDIEEAVERAREIQERQGNLSYEYQGRPNDLVVTVSAGIAVYPRHGGSAAGLIAEAHRLAMRGRTLGGRQLLIASPENGEAP, encoded by the coding sequence GTGAGAGTCATCGACAGCATAGAAAACAGAGAGAAAACAGGCTTCCTGGGCTCCGCTCCGATTTTTTCCTCCCTGGGGGCGGAGGAACTGGATTTTATCGCCGAACACTGTGCACTGTACGAGTTCGATGGCGGAGAGCTCATTTATGAGGCCGGTTCCAGACGGGCGGAACTTTTTGTTCTTGCCGAGGGAAAGGTCGGCATATACCGTCACGCTGAGAATAAGGAAACAGACGAAGCCGTGGCCCGCTTTCTCCCCGGAGAATGCTTCGGGGAACTCGGTCTCCTGGCCGATGAGCCCCGGGAGGAACTCGCAAAAGCGGAGGAAAAATCCCGCATTCTTGTCTTTCCTCAGCGAAGCACGGACTTCCGGGAGATTCTTGCCGCCCGTCCCGCCCTTTCTTCCCGTCTGCTCCGTAAACTCATGGAGTCAACCGCTTCCAGGCTGCGCCAGGCCAACCGGCTCATCAAGCAGAACTCCCCATGGATACGGGAATTGCGGCGCCAGGTATATACCGATCCTCTGACGGGGCTTCCAAACCGGACCTACCTGGAGGAAAACCTGATCAGCTTTTTTTCCTCCCCTCCCTGCGCTCTGCTGATGTTCAAACCGGATAACTTTAAACAGATCAACGACAGCTTCGGGCACGAGGCCGGGGATGCGGCGATTCAAAAGATCGGCCGCTTTTTATCAGGAATAGCCCTGCCGGAGGAGAAGGTCGTACGTTTCATGGGTAACGAATACGCCCTGATCTGTCCCCAGACCGATATTGAAGAAGCCGTAGAACGCGCCAGAGAAATACAGGAACGCCAGGGGAACCTCAGCTACGAATACCAGGGTCGACCGAACGACCTCGTGGTTACCGTCAGTGCCGGCATCGCCGTCTATCCCAGGCACGGGGGAAGTGCCGCCGGGCTTATCGCCGAAGCCCACAGACTCGCCATGC
- a CDS encoding Ldh family oxidoreductase, with amino-acid sequence MDKDIMVQPDVLRRFIADLFRKGGMNGPDADFTADCLVKTNLWGVDSHGVLRVPVYLKRVISGAVNPTPEIKSLLPSSGPVALLDGDGGMGFVLGRAGMEKAIEQAKTFGIGMTLVRNSNHFGAAALYARLAVEAGLIGIASTNVIPNIGMKGNTKPSTGNNPIAVAAPMTGDHPFVLDISLSAVAGGKLLLAAKKGEKIPTNWAVTKEGDETDDPQKGFEGFLLPVGMHKGFGLSLFVDLVTGVLSGGPFLHDLKSMYKNPDETSLTTHLFMTINPSFFLVKQDYEERITEWARMIRNTPMNDPNIHQIVPGEIECKNEQERKVSGIPVPVTLSEELKALAHQLKISFPL; translated from the coding sequence ATGGATAAAGACATAATGGTTCAGCCGGATGTGCTTCGCAGGTTTATTGCTGATCTGTTCCGCAAAGGCGGGATGAATGGTCCGGATGCCGATTTTACCGCCGACTGTTTAGTAAAAACCAACCTTTGGGGAGTCGATTCCCACGGCGTGCTTCGCGTTCCTGTCTATCTTAAACGAGTTATTTCAGGTGCGGTGAATCCGACACCGGAAATCAAGTCACTTTTGCCGAGTAGCGGTCCAGTAGCCCTGCTGGACGGCGATGGAGGAATGGGGTTCGTCCTTGGAAGGGCCGGGATGGAGAAAGCCATAGAGCAGGCGAAGACCTTCGGAATAGGAATGACTCTTGTGCGAAACAGTAATCACTTCGGGGCGGCGGCTCTGTATGCACGTCTTGCCGTCGAGGCCGGTTTGATTGGGATAGCAAGTACCAACGTTATTCCCAACATAGGCATGAAGGGTAATACGAAACCTTCCACCGGGAATAATCCTATTGCTGTAGCTGCTCCTATGACTGGCGATCATCCTTTCGTTCTTGATATCTCCTTATCCGCAGTGGCTGGCGGGAAGCTGCTGCTCGCGGCCAAAAAAGGAGAAAAAATACCCACCAATTGGGCGGTTACCAAGGAAGGGGATGAGACCGATGACCCTCAAAAGGGCTTTGAAGGTTTTCTGTTGCCGGTAGGGATGCACAAAGGTTTCGGATTGTCCTTGTTCGTGGATCTCGTTACCGGGGTATTGAGCGGAGGTCCGTTCCTTCATGATTTGAAAAGCATGTACAAGAATCCTGACGAAACCAGTCTTACGACACACCTCTTCATGACAATCAATCCTTCCTTTTTTCTCGTGAAACAGGATTATGAGGAGAGGATCACTGAATGGGCCCGTATGATCCGTAATACACCAATGAACGATCCGAATATACATCAGATCGTGCCGGGAGAGATTGAGTGTAAAAACGAACAGGAGAGGAAGGTCTCGGGCATACCCGTGCCGGTGACCCTCTCTGAAGAGTTGAAAGCATTAGCGCATCAACTGAAAATATCGTTTCCCTTGTAA
- a CDS encoding LacI family DNA-binding transcriptional regulator → MSTGKKNLKRVSSIDVAKMAGVSQATVSRVFTPAEKVSDVLRKKVLAAAKELNYQPNNLARSLNMRKTNIIGIVNPAFGGYFYLGALDFFTLGLQSRGYTVMLLNIPRTAALEDVIPIAFQYQVDGLITTAVSLSPKLIRSCMDLNVPVVQFNRYSKGLDVSAICLDNKRAGENAAEYLLNRGHSKIAYLSGDVNSSTNMDREKGLKQYLANSGKTLFDRYVGDYTYESGIKAGKKMMKQNILPDAVFCASDEMAFGLIDCLEDEFNLQIPADMSIIGFNNSVMAASPHYKLTTINQPVKEMVEVTIQVLLEKIDSDKDEVVLRMISGEIIERESVIDRT, encoded by the coding sequence ATGAGCACCGGGAAAAAAAATCTTAAAAGAGTATCATCCATAGATGTTGCAAAAATGGCCGGTGTTTCCCAGGCGACGGTGTCGCGAGTATTTACACCGGCCGAAAAGGTTTCTGATGTTCTTAGGAAAAAAGTCCTGGCTGCCGCAAAAGAGCTGAATTACCAGCCTAACAACCTGGCTCGCAGTTTGAATATGAGAAAAACCAACATCATCGGAATTGTAAACCCTGCTTTTGGCGGGTATTTTTACTTGGGTGCATTGGATTTCTTCACCCTGGGTTTGCAGAGCAGGGGGTATACCGTAATGCTCTTGAATATACCCAGGACGGCAGCTTTGGAAGATGTGATTCCCATCGCATTTCAGTATCAGGTCGATGGACTGATAACAACCGCAGTATCACTTTCTCCAAAATTGATACGAAGCTGCATGGATCTGAATGTTCCTGTTGTTCAGTTTAACCGATATTCCAAAGGTTTGGATGTAAGTGCTATCTGTTTGGACAATAAACGCGCTGGAGAGAATGCTGCAGAATACTTGCTGAACCGAGGTCATTCAAAAATTGCATATCTCTCGGGCGATGTTAACAGTTCTACCAACATGGATAGAGAAAAAGGACTAAAGCAATATCTGGCTAATAGTGGAAAAACACTCTTCGATCGGTATGTTGGGGACTATACCTACGAATCGGGCATTAAGGCGGGGAAGAAGATGATGAAACAGAACATTCTGCCTGATGCAGTGTTTTGTGCCAGCGATGAGATGGCCTTTGGCCTGATTGATTGTCTTGAGGACGAGTTTAATCTGCAGATCCCGGCCGATATGTCGATAATCGGATTCAACAATTCCGTTATGGCAGCAAGCCCCCATTACAAGCTCACTACCATCAATCAGCCAGTGAAAGAAATGGTAGAAGTAACGATTCAGGTACTGCTGGAAAAAATAGATTCCGACAAGGATGAAGTCGTTCTAAGGATGATTTCCGGGGAAATAATCGAAAGAGAATCCGTGATTGATCGAACCTAG
- the tyrS gene encoding tyrosine--tRNA ligase, which produces MNPALQILQERGFIQQCTDLQTLSSLMDKGPVAFYVGVDPTGPSLHVGHMVPIFALSHLQRAGHKPVLLVGGGTARIGDPSGKTEMRKMLSYEEIEANVKSVAGQLTNFVTLDGENGWLVNNADWLADLNYIDFLREIGSQFSVNRMLTFESYKKRLETGLSFVEFNYQLLQSYDYLELYRRKGCRLQIGGDDQWGNIVAGIDLIRRMEGAETYGLTFPLVTRADGQKMGKSEKGAVFLDSGLFSVYDFFQYWRNVADADVEKFLKLFTFMELEEIRELCAGEGAALNAAKERLAWEYTSLVHGKEEADKALAAAKAAFGGSGDKSSIPSLELSASELEKGIGVLELFSRTDLCSSNGEARRLVQQGGARINDVKVESIDEVVNASRAVDGEMMLKAGKKRFFRVVVK; this is translated from the coding sequence CTGAATCCTGCCTTGCAGATCCTCCAGGAAAGGGGATTCATTCAACAGTGTACCGATCTGCAGACCCTGAGCTCCCTGATGGACAAGGGACCGGTGGCTTTCTACGTGGGAGTCGATCCCACGGGGCCCTCCCTGCATGTGGGGCACATGGTTCCGATTTTCGCTCTCTCTCACCTGCAGCGGGCGGGCCATAAGCCCGTCCTCCTTGTGGGCGGCGGCACCGCCCGCATCGGCGACCCCTCGGGGAAGACGGAAATGCGGAAGATGCTCAGTTACGAGGAGATCGAAGCCAATGTAAAGAGCGTTGCAGGGCAGCTGACCAACTTCGTTACCCTGGACGGGGAGAACGGCTGGCTGGTGAACAATGCCGACTGGCTCGCCGACCTTAACTACATCGATTTTTTACGGGAGATCGGCAGCCAGTTTTCAGTAAACCGGATGCTGACCTTCGAGTCCTATAAAAAGCGGCTGGAGACCGGGCTCTCCTTCGTGGAGTTCAACTACCAGCTGCTCCAGTCCTACGATTACCTGGAGCTTTACCGCCGCAAAGGCTGCCGGCTTCAGATCGGCGGGGACGATCAGTGGGGCAACATCGTGGCCGGTATCGACCTTATCCGGCGTATGGAAGGGGCCGAGACCTACGGCCTGACCTTTCCCCTGGTTACCCGGGCGGACGGCCAGAAGATGGGCAAGTCCGAGAAGGGCGCGGTCTTTCTCGATTCAGGGCTTTTCTCGGTCTACGATTTCTTCCAGTACTGGCGCAACGTTGCCGACGCGGACGTGGAGAAGTTCCTGAAGCTCTTTACCTTTATGGAGCTGGAGGAGATCCGGGAGCTCTGTGCCGGTGAAGGGGCCGCCCTGAACGCCGCCAAGGAGCGCCTGGCCTGGGAGTACACCAGTCTGGTCCACGGCAAAGAGGAGGCGGACAAAGCTCTGGCCGCCGCGAAAGCCGCCTTCGGCGGAAGCGGCGACAAAAGCTCCATCCCGAGCCTCGAGCTATCCGCCTCGGAACTGGAAAAGGGCATCGGCGTGCTGGAGCTCTTTTCCCGCACCGATCTCTGCTCCTCCAACGGTGAGGCACGCAGACTGGTTCAGCAGGGGGGAGCGAGAATCAATGACGTGAAGGTCGAGAGCATCGACGAGGTGGTCAATGCCTCCCGGGCGGTCGACGGCGAGATGATGCTCAAGGCAGGAAAAAAGCGGTTTTTCCGGGTGGTGGTGAAGTAG
- a CDS encoding CoA-binding protein, whose translation MQVAILGASRNPERYSYKALNMLRNHGYKVVPVHPTLKEIEGVPVHNSLSEVKEKIHTLTLYVGPRHIGSEIDAIVKLNPGRVIFNPGTESEELKAALDSAGIPYMEACTLVLLSTGQFEKDSAILN comes from the coding sequence ATGCAGGTTGCCATTCTCGGCGCAAGCCGTAATCCGGAACGATACTCATATAAGGCTCTCAACATGCTTCGCAATCATGGTTACAAGGTTGTTCCCGTGCATCCCACCCTGAAAGAAATTGAGGGGGTACCGGTCCACAATTCTCTTTCCGAGGTTAAGGAAAAGATCCACACCCTTACCCTTTATGTAGGTCCCCGGCATATCGGAAGCGAGATAGATGCAATCGTCAAGCTGAACCCCGGGAGGGTCATCTTCAATCCGGGAACCGAGTCGGAGGAGCTGAAAGCGGCCCTGGATTCCGCAGGGATTCCCTACATGGAAGCCTGCACCCTGGTTCTTCTCTCCACCGGCCAGTTTGAAAAGGATTCCGCCATCCTGAACTAA
- the gltX gene encoding glutamate--tRNA ligase, with protein MSVRVRYAPSPTGLQHIGGVRTALFNYFFARSQGGSFILRVEDTDRTRYSDEALQDLYDTFQWLGILWDEGPDVGGDFGPYVQSERFDLYREYANKLLESGHAYRCYCTAERLEELRKSQKKATGYDRRCRELSSEEEKRLAAELKSRGQEPVIRFKIPLEGSTSFSDEIMGTITRKNKDINPDPVILKGDGFPTYHLANVVDDHLMEITHILRAQEWIPSGPLHVLLYEAFGWEPPKYCHLPMVMGKDGQKLSKRHGSTSVREFRTEGYLPEALVNYVSLLGWSYDDSREFFTREELEELFSLEKLNKAPGVFDYKKLAWFNGQYIRQTEDGELKEALIPFLVRDGIVSDPPTEDERRIIDNFIPLVKPRLKTLGEIGPLVRFLFQDVEPEDPEIAVPKKLDLAGTIEVLEAGRELISRLDSLGDEEMEEQFRAGAEKLEVKLGDMMGPVRVGLTGSTVSPPLIESCRLIGTDESLRRIDRLIAALKERL; from the coding sequence ATGAGCGTGCGCGTACGCTACGCCCCGTCACCGACGGGCCTTCAGCATATAGGCGGGGTCAGGACCGCCTTGTTCAACTATTTCTTTGCAAGGAGTCAGGGGGGCAGCTTCATCCTGCGGGTAGAAGACACCGATCGTACCCGTTATTCCGACGAAGCCCTGCAGGACCTGTACGATACCTTTCAGTGGCTGGGAATCCTATGGGACGAAGGCCCCGACGTGGGGGGCGACTTCGGTCCTTACGTACAGTCCGAACGCTTCGACCTGTACCGGGAATACGCGAACAAACTCCTTGAAAGCGGCCACGCCTACCGCTGCTACTGCACGGCCGAACGACTGGAGGAGCTCAGAAAGAGCCAGAAAAAAGCCACCGGTTACGACCGGCGCTGCCGGGAGCTCTCTTCCGAAGAGGAGAAGCGCCTGGCGGCGGAACTGAAATCCCGGGGGCAGGAGCCGGTAATCCGTTTCAAGATTCCCCTGGAGGGTTCCACCAGTTTCTCCGACGAAATCATGGGGACCATCACCCGCAAAAACAAGGACATAAATCCCGACCCTGTCATCCTTAAAGGAGACGGTTTTCCCACCTATCACCTTGCCAACGTGGTGGACGACCATCTGATGGAGATTACCCACATTCTCCGGGCCCAGGAGTGGATCCCCTCTGGACCTTTGCATGTTCTGTTATACGAAGCCTTCGGATGGGAGCCCCCGAAGTACTGCCATCTTCCCATGGTCATGGGCAAGGACGGACAGAAGCTCTCCAAACGCCACGGATCCACCAGCGTGCGGGAGTTCCGCACTGAAGGCTACCTGCCGGAGGCTCTGGTCAACTATGTCTCCCTGCTGGGCTGGAGCTACGATGACTCCAGGGAGTTCTTTACCCGGGAGGAGCTGGAAGAGCTCTTCAGTCTGGAAAAGCTGAACAAGGCTCCGGGGGTCTTCGACTACAAGAAACTCGCCTGGTTCAACGGTCAGTATATACGGCAGACGGAGGACGGCGAACTCAAGGAAGCCCTGATTCCCTTCCTGGTTCGGGACGGCATCGTCTCCGATCCTCCCACGGAGGATGAACGGCGCATCATTGACAACTTTATTCCCCTGGTCAAACCGCGGCTTAAGACCCTTGGTGAGATCGGTCCTCTGGTCCGCTTCCTTTTTCAGGATGTCGAGCCCGAGGATCCCGAGATCGCCGTGCCCAAAAAGCTGGACCTTGCCGGAACCATCGAGGTCCTGGAAGCCGGCCGGGAACTCATCTCCCGCCTGGATTCCCTCGGGGATGAGGAGATGGAAGAGCAATTCCGTGCCGGAGCGGAAAAGCTGGAAGTCAAACTGGGAGACATGATGGGGCCGGTAAGAGTCGGATTGACCGGAAGCACCGTATCGCCGCCGCTTATCGAAAGTTGCCGATTGATCGGAACCGATGAGTCCCTCAGGCGCATCGACCGCCTGATAGCAGCATTGAAAGAACGCCTCTAG
- a CDS encoding AzlD domain-containing protein, with amino-acid sequence MNGTELSIILGMTLVTFGIRGLVLLFSGRIEISGPWERALVFVPPAVLSAIIAPSVLMPRGSLELSFGNFYLISGCAALMAGIIFRRYALWAAIVTGLAVFGIYRFFLL; translated from the coding sequence ATGAATGGAACAGAGCTGAGCATCATCCTCGGCATGACCCTGGTCACCTTCGGTATTCGGGGGCTGGTTCTTCTCTTTTCAGGGAGAATCGAAATTTCCGGTCCCTGGGAGAGAGCCCTTGTCTTTGTTCCGCCGGCGGTGCTGAGCGCCATAATCGCTCCCTCGGTGCTGATGCCCCGGGGAAGCCTTGAACTCAGCTTCGGGAACTTCTACCTGATCAGCGGATGCGCCGCCCTGATGGCCGGAATCATTTTCCGCCGTTATGCCCTGTGGGCGGCCATCGTTACGGGGCTTGCGGTCTTCGGGATCTACCGCTTTTTCTTGCTCTAG